A single genomic interval of Stieleria maiorica harbors:
- a CDS encoding PA2169 family four-helix-bundle protein, which yields MSVDTNPPLTDEMVQRLQDLIQANIDSAEGYNDAAAHLGDSELSDHVVQLNRQRLKFASELQTFVQVGGVRPVKDGSWLAKLHGSWLDLKANLIGRDIAEILRDIRHVEKMLENAYDETLALMTPATSTELADRLRQHLDSIRRERERISGQPPHERLDDESS from the coding sequence ATGTCGGTTGACACCAACCCGCCGCTGACCGACGAAATGGTCCAACGGCTTCAGGATTTGATCCAAGCGAATATCGATTCCGCGGAAGGCTACAATGACGCCGCAGCCCATCTCGGTGACAGCGAACTTTCCGATCACGTGGTTCAACTGAACCGACAACGACTCAAATTTGCGTCCGAGTTGCAAACCTTCGTCCAAGTCGGCGGTGTTCGCCCGGTGAAAGACGGTAGCTGGCTGGCTAAGTTGCACGGCAGCTGGCTAGATCTCAAGGCAAATTTGATCGGCCGGGACATAGCGGAGATTCTTCGCGACATCCGGCATGTCGAAAAGATGCTTGAAAATGCCTACGACGAAACACTGGCTCTGATGACACCGGCGACCTCAACCGAACTGGCCGATCGCCTCCGTCAGCATCTCGATTCCATCCGACGGGAGAGGGAACGAATCAGCGGTCAACCACCACACGAGCGACTGGACGACGAAAGTAGTTGA
- a CDS encoding Fe2+-dependent dioxygenase, protein MLINVRNVLNSEQLSQMQRWLGEAEFQDGKLTAGKAAREVKQNLQASGGWQYAREAEKLIVSALQTSQPFLLSARPKVIAAPMFACYREGMSYGRHLDNPLMGRSHPLRTDVSVTVFLNDPDQYEGGQLVIESDAGPLSVKGNAGDAVVYPATTLHRVEPVTAGERLVAVTWVQSMVRSAEQRRILFDLSVLTSQLAESRHQSKELAEKCQFNLFRMWADV, encoded by the coding sequence ATGCTGATTAATGTCCGAAATGTGCTCAACTCGGAGCAATTGAGTCAGATGCAACGATGGCTTGGCGAGGCGGAGTTTCAAGATGGGAAGCTGACTGCAGGAAAAGCGGCCCGAGAGGTCAAGCAAAACCTCCAGGCATCGGGCGGATGGCAATACGCCCGAGAGGCCGAAAAACTGATTGTCAGTGCACTGCAAACAAGCCAACCATTTCTCTTGAGCGCCCGTCCCAAGGTGATCGCGGCGCCAATGTTCGCCTGTTACCGCGAGGGGATGAGTTACGGCCGACATCTAGATAACCCGCTGATGGGACGCAGCCATCCACTGCGAACGGACGTTTCGGTGACCGTCTTTTTGAACGATCCAGACCAGTACGAGGGGGGCCAACTGGTGATCGAGTCCGATGCGGGGCCGTTGTCGGTCAAAGGAAATGCGGGCGATGCGGTCGTCTATCCGGCAACAACGCTTCATCGCGTGGAACCCGTGACCGCGGGCGAACGGCTGGTTGCGGTTACCTGGGTCCAAAGCATGGTGCGGAGCGCCGAGCAGCGGAGGATCTTATTTGATCTTTCGGTCCTCACCAGCCAACTCGCCGAAAGCAGACATCAATCAAAGGAACTGGCCGAGAAATGCCAATTCAACCTGTTCCGAATGTGGGCCGATGTTTAG
- a CDS encoding YqaE/Pmp3 family membrane protein: protein MSTVATQNKLLMIILAILLPPAAVFAQRGLSGQFWLNIVLTLLGFWIVGIIHALAITL from the coding sequence ATGTCCACCGTCGCGACGCAAAACAAACTATTGATGATCATCCTCGCGATCCTGCTTCCTCCGGCAGCCGTCTTCGCGCAGAGAGGTCTGTCGGGCCAATTCTGGCTGAACATCGTCTTGACCCTGCTGGGATTCTGGATCGTCGGGATCATTCACGCCCTTGCGATCACGCTGTAG
- a CDS encoding response regulator encodes MIVDDVRAYRKLLHQWFVEWGFSCSLASGAEEAWRLIQHQKVDLVVTDIDMPGVSGLDLIRAIRESGGADLKRVPVIAISSLQDDEIESITKRVGAIRFSPKPLDRDGLLRDVVASLQPDSSGAPLWSPASGREEAPVPEAPVPEAPVPEAPVPEAPVPEAPVPEAPVPEAPVPESPDACPTISPKLRRLLRGESDHPLRPKK; translated from the coding sequence GTGATCGTTGATGACGTCCGAGCCTATCGCAAGCTGTTGCATCAATGGTTTGTCGAATGGGGATTCTCTTGCTCACTTGCGTCTGGAGCCGAGGAGGCGTGGCGATTGATCCAGCATCAGAAGGTCGACTTGGTCGTCACCGACATCGACATGCCCGGTGTGAGCGGTTTGGATCTGATTCGGGCGATTCGCGAGTCTGGCGGGGCAGATCTGAAGCGTGTCCCGGTCATCGCGATCAGCAGTTTGCAGGACGACGAGATTGAGTCCATCACAAAGAGGGTGGGGGCAATTCGATTTTCCCCAAAACCACTGGACCGAGACGGTCTCTTGCGCGACGTGGTCGCGAGCCTCCAGCCGGACAGTTCCGGTGCCCCACTCTGGTCTCCTGCAAGCGGACGCGAGGAAGCTCCAGTCCCGGAAGCTCCAGTCCCGGAAGCTCCAGTCCCGGAAGCTCCAGTCCCGGAAGCTCCAGTCCCGGAAGCTCCAGTCCCGGAAGCTCCAGTCCCGGAAGCTCCGGTCCCGGAAAGTCCCGACGCCTGTCCGACCATCTCCCCTAAGCTTCGGCGATTGCTTCGTGGGGAATCGGATCACCCGCTACGGCCGAAGAAGTGA
- a CDS encoding YihY/virulence factor BrkB family protein yields the protein MKLLKNTFTQFSKDNCTTLAAALAYYTVFALPPLLYLLLTVVTYSMTLAYDADVAREKARELIENQSGQLIGNHAAADEITSILENNQQQGGVWWKSLVSLGGILFGATGLVAAVQASLNLVWRVQPDPEQGGVKSFVVKRILSLGMILGLGFLLLVSMIVSTVLAAVGSQIGHWIGLEETVVSALNYGVIFVVTMVIFAAMFKFMPDAEIAWRDVAVGAFVTAALFSLGRYGLGIYFENVDPAARLGSAAASLAVLLVWVYYSSMIFLLGAEFTQAWATVYGRGLEPEEGAVRVERRLVSSDRATTS from the coding sequence ATGAAACTACTCAAGAACACTTTCACGCAGTTCTCTAAGGACAACTGCACGACGTTGGCAGCTGCGTTGGCGTATTACACGGTTTTCGCGTTGCCGCCGCTGCTGTACCTGCTGTTGACGGTGGTCACGTACTCGATGACCCTCGCCTACGACGCAGACGTCGCCAGGGAGAAGGCGAGAGAGTTGATCGAAAATCAGTCCGGTCAGTTGATCGGGAATCACGCAGCAGCAGACGAGATCACATCGATCCTGGAAAATAACCAGCAACAGGGCGGCGTGTGGTGGAAGTCACTCGTCAGCCTGGGAGGCATTCTGTTTGGTGCAACGGGTTTAGTCGCTGCCGTTCAGGCGTCGCTCAACTTGGTCTGGCGGGTTCAGCCCGATCCTGAGCAAGGGGGGGTGAAGTCGTTCGTGGTCAAGCGGATCCTATCGCTCGGGATGATTCTGGGGCTAGGATTTTTACTGCTCGTCTCGATGATCGTCAGTACGGTGCTGGCGGCGGTCGGCTCACAGATCGGTCATTGGATCGGTTTGGAAGAAACGGTCGTTTCGGCTCTGAATTACGGAGTCATCTTCGTCGTCACGATGGTGATTTTCGCCGCGATGTTCAAATTCATGCCGGACGCAGAGATCGCTTGGCGAGACGTTGCGGTCGGAGCGTTCGTGACTGCGGCCCTGTTTTCGTTGGGCCGGTACGGATTGGGCATCTATTTTGAAAACGTCGATCCGGCCGCTCGGTTGGGGAGCGCCGCGGCGTCGCTGGCCGTGTTGCTGGTGTGGGTGTACTACTCGTCGATGATTTTCTTGCTGGGGGCGGAGTTCACTCAGGCGTGGGCGACCGTGTACGGCCGAGGGCTGGAGCCGGAAGAAGGTGCGGTCCGAGTCGAGCGGCGATTGGTTAGCAGTGATCGCGCGACGACGTCGTAG
- a CDS encoding DUF4235 domain-containing protein: protein MHDTIHQPLEDLRDKFGQATGLGDTPERNPGITKSEAVVAFAAATASTFVMREALEAVWRKSVGQPPPKNPASHTVSWKEALLWGALSGAVIGAARIASRRTASGVYRR, encoded by the coding sequence ATGCACGATACGATCCACCAACCATTGGAAGACCTGCGCGACAAATTCGGCCAGGCGACGGGCTTGGGTGACACGCCGGAAAGAAACCCGGGAATCACCAAGAGCGAAGCGGTGGTCGCGTTTGCCGCTGCGACTGCGTCCACGTTTGTCATGCGAGAGGCGTTGGAGGCCGTCTGGCGCAAGTCGGTTGGTCAGCCGCCGCCAAAAAACCCGGCCTCGCACACGGTGAGTTGGAAAGAAGCACTGCTTTGGGGGGCTTTGTCGGGTGCAGTGATCGGTGCCGCCCGGATCGCCTCGCGCCGCACGGCGTCGGGTGTTTACCGCCGGTGA
- a CDS encoding alkaline phosphatase family protein has translation MSQTKRCVLFVIDALSEPVVRRFLDKARLPALATLLEQGGSLLPCLSIFPSITPAATCSIATGEYPRRHGIEGACWLDPKNNDAAYFGDDLRLALQEGLHEYLKDFGDRLNFERLHAPLVYEHLFEQGIESACLNYMWFRGPHEHARSTPLTLRMAAGSLSETVRGPKFLKLGDFVHGLPDDVEVSGMKSGLLGRYGFHDETTIACLMALAEADALPQFTLAYFPINDDRGHEAGLEEAAATCVERFDEFLADFVETIGGWSKVGTEYSFVIVGDHGQVQWEDSPDVLKLDDLLSEFSIAETAAGFGDDDELLICPNMRAAAIYSATDSEVLRDRVVQQLLSHDGVDQVIYQEAPGNAASPLVVRTRDRGQLTFCRADEKSTSFTQTGGDRYGNQWSFRGDLSALDLRLDNGELLHDGCYPNALERIEGAFTGAASPIWVTADRRFEFAIDGTSTHDGGSHGSLLTEDSTAAVITSDDVSLERLPVPDAPRIVDVMDLCLSTLGATRGGEVRAPGLVRR, from the coding sequence ATGTCCCAAACCAAGCGCTGTGTGTTGTTCGTCATCGACGCGCTTTCAGAGCCCGTCGTTCGACGATTCCTCGATAAAGCTCGGCTTCCCGCTTTGGCCACGTTGCTCGAGCAAGGCGGCTCGCTTTTACCCTGCCTGTCGATCTTCCCTTCGATCACACCGGCGGCAACGTGTTCCATCGCAACCGGCGAGTACCCGCGTCGCCATGGAATCGAGGGCGCCTGCTGGCTGGATCCGAAGAATAACGATGCGGCTTATTTCGGCGACGACCTACGTTTGGCGCTCCAAGAAGGCCTGCACGAGTACCTGAAAGACTTCGGTGACCGACTCAATTTTGAACGGCTTCACGCGCCCCTGGTTTACGAACACCTTTTCGAACAGGGGATCGAGTCAGCCTGTCTCAATTACATGTGGTTTCGCGGTCCGCATGAACACGCTCGCTCCACTCCGTTGACGTTGCGAATGGCCGCGGGAAGCCTGAGCGAGACGGTTCGAGGACCGAAGTTTTTAAAACTCGGCGACTTCGTTCACGGACTTCCCGACGACGTTGAGGTTTCGGGGATGAAATCCGGCCTGCTGGGCCGTTACGGATTCCACGACGAAACCACGATCGCCTGCTTGATGGCGCTTGCCGAAGCCGACGCGCTACCGCAGTTTACGCTCGCTTACTTTCCGATCAATGATGATCGGGGGCATGAAGCCGGCTTGGAGGAAGCGGCGGCCACCTGCGTGGAGCGGTTCGACGAGTTCCTGGCCGACTTCGTCGAAACGATCGGAGGCTGGAGCAAAGTCGGAACCGAATACTCGTTCGTCATCGTCGGTGATCACGGGCAAGTCCAATGGGAAGATTCGCCCGACGTGCTCAAGTTGGACGATTTGCTGAGCGAATTCTCGATCGCAGAGACCGCGGCAGGCTTCGGGGATGATGACGAGTTGCTGATCTGTCCGAACATGCGAGCCGCTGCAATCTACTCCGCGACAGACAGCGAGGTGCTGCGCGACCGCGTGGTCCAGCAGCTACTTTCCCACGACGGAGTCGACCAAGTCATCTATCAAGAAGCTCCGGGCAACGCGGCGTCTCCTCTTGTCGTCCGCACCCGCGACCGCGGCCAACTGACGTTCTGCCGGGCCGACGAGAAGTCAACCTCATTCACACAGACCGGCGGCGACCGCTATGGGAATCAATGGTCGTTCCGCGGAGATCTAAGCGCATTGGACCTTCGCCTCGACAACGGCGAACTGCTTCATGACGGCTGCTATCCCAACGCTTTGGAACGGATCGAGGGCGCGTTCACGGGCGCCGCATCGCCCATTTGGGTCACCGCAGACCGACGATTCGAGTTTGCCATCGACGGAACCTCCACTCACGACGGCGGCAGCCATGGTTCCTTGCTGACCGAAGACTCCACCGCTGCGGTCATCACCAGCGACGACGTCTCGCTCGAGCGGCTCCCCGTCCCCGACGCCCCGCGGATCGTCGATGTGATGGACCTGTGTCTGTCCACCCTCGGCGCAACGCGAGGCGGCGAAGTCCGTGCCCCTGGTTTAGTCCGTCGGTGA
- a CDS encoding DUF5658 family protein, which translates to MQATHRKIEFVNPAPAVSLTREFDRASRVLSFGLILALLNWYDLEMTLSAFQAGVLYEANPIAEWLLSAHGAIGLRVFKAAMVSVAMVGFLAGRRHWMAELGCLVSIVIYTVVAFAWVFYPLDFS; encoded by the coding sequence GTGCAAGCAACACACAGGAAGATTGAGTTCGTAAATCCGGCGCCCGCTGTAAGCCTCACGCGGGAGTTTGATCGGGCGTCACGGGTTCTAAGCTTTGGATTGATCCTGGCCCTTCTCAATTGGTACGACCTTGAAATGACGCTGTCGGCATTTCAGGCCGGTGTGTTGTATGAAGCGAATCCGATCGCCGAGTGGTTGCTTTCGGCGCACGGGGCGATCGGCTTGCGTGTGTTCAAAGCAGCGATGGTCAGTGTCGCAATGGTCGGATTCCTAGCCGGCCGTCGTCATTGGATGGCCGAGCTTGGATGTCTGGTTTCGATCGTGATCTACACCGTTGTTGCGTTCGCGTGGGTGTTTTACCCGCTCGACTTCTCTTAG